A single genomic interval of Chryseobacterium paludis harbors:
- a CDS encoding lactate utilization protein, with product MSLFKRIVSKLTNQPEEDDSQSLEKLGDSLKNADLDYKFAQLFTHSGGFFNYCADEAEALQTLNQIIKIEGIHNMFCWDKELQNFLTVVKTPCTSELEHSNDAAFITCEYLIAYDGRIMLSHNNILHYHSSRLPNKIIIMANVSQIVNNLNDAMGKIKRNGNIKNLTSISGSQSKLDTSSNSNTKLFLLLLED from the coding sequence TTGAGTTTATTTAAAAGAATTGTAAGCAAACTAACCAACCAACCTGAGGAAGATGATAGCCAGAGTTTGGAGAAGCTTGGGGATTCGCTAAAAAATGCGGATCTCGACTATAAGTTTGCGCAGTTATTTACGCATTCGGGTGGTTTTTTTAATTATTGTGCAGACGAAGCGGAGGCTCTACAAACTTTAAATCAAATTATTAAAATTGAAGGTATTCACAATATGTTCTGCTGGGATAAGGAACTTCAGAATTTTTTGACTGTTGTGAAAACTCCCTGCACTTCAGAATTGGAACATTCCAATGATGCGGCATTTATTACCTGTGAGTATCTTATTGCTTATGATGGAAGGATCATGCTGTCGCATAATAATATTCTTCATTACCATTCTTCGAGATTGCCTAATAAAATTATTATCATGGCTAATGTTTCGCAGATTGTAAATAATCTTAATGATGCAATGGGGAAAATAAAAAGGAATGGTAATATTAAAAACCTAACCTCAATTAGCGGAAGTCAATCAAAATTAGATACCTCTTCTAATTCTAACACAAAACTGTTTTTATTGCTGCTTGAAGATTAA
- a CDS encoding phosphatidate cytidylyltransferase — translation MDKNLIQRTISGIVYVAIIILCVTPLGAQLINSISPDLVKQQYLYYGLITFLMVVGSWECVKIMKFGKGYEKWIVFPVVMIIFYMFSKRYFYHDFFFDFRLSEILALSLIAIAVVTLFKYPTELYFDSGKLIFTVIYVALPFSFALGLPKYSSYDDKFSLEVLFLFILIWSSDTFAYLTGKFFGKHKMAPKISPKKTWEGYAGGVILTLVLSYFIEKYQHDLRGNWMVVGFLVASFAPLGDLVESQLKRNFGVKDSGNIIPGHGGVLDRLDSFLICVPVVYLYFILEKFI, via the coding sequence TTGGACAAAAACCTCATTCAAAGAACAATTTCGGGTATTGTTTACGTGGCAATTATTATCCTATGCGTAACTCCACTCGGAGCCCAACTGATCAATAGCATTTCTCCGGATCTCGTTAAACAGCAATATCTATATTATGGATTGATCACATTTTTAATGGTGGTTGGATCGTGGGAGTGTGTAAAGATCATGAAGTTTGGAAAAGGATATGAAAAATGGATCGTATTTCCGGTTGTTATGATTATCTTTTATATGTTCTCGAAGAGATATTTTTACCATGATTTCTTTTTTGATTTTAGATTAAGTGAAATATTAGCCCTGTCTTTAATAGCAATTGCTGTGGTTACTTTATTTAAATATCCTACCGAATTATATTTCGACAGTGGTAAATTGATTTTTACGGTCATTTACGTGGCTTTGCCTTTTAGTTTTGCTCTTGGTCTTCCGAAGTATTCCAGTTATGATGATAAGTTCTCTTTAGAAGTGTTGTTTCTCTTTATTTTAATCTGGAGCAGCGATACCTTTGCCTATCTCACAGGAAAGTTTTTTGGAAAACATAAAATGGCGCCTAAAATATCTCCTAAGAAAACCTGGGAAGGCTACGCAGGAGGTGTAATCTTAACCTTAGTTCTATCTTATTTTATTGAAAAATATCAACATGATCTCCGTGGAAACTGGATGGTTGTTGGATTCTTAGTGGCTTCTTTTGCTCCTTTAGGGGATTTAGTAGAAAGCCAGCTCAAAAGAAATTTTGGTGTTAAAGATAGTGGAAACATCATTCCGGGACACGGTGGTGTATTAGATAGGCTGGATAGTTTTTTAATCTGCGTTCCTGTCGTATATTTGTACTTTATTTTAGAAAAATTTATTTAG
- a CDS encoding phosphatidylserine decarboxylase family protein has translation MKLHRESKGTITVATILFIIIGALAIYFLKMWSLLIIMPLLIIYSLVFWFFRVPNREILDHKENVIAPVDGKVVMIKEVDETEFIKGKAIQVSIFMSPLNVHICRYPVSGEVIYKKYHPGKYLVAWHEKSSTENERTTIAIESLTNHKVVFRQIAGYVARRIVFYCNEGDQAKAGHEFGFIKFGSRMDVFLPLDTEVICKIGDITKGGIDVIAKMKE, from the coding sequence ATGAAATTACATAGAGAATCAAAAGGAACGATTACAGTAGCAACAATACTTTTCATTATAATTGGTGCTTTAGCGATTTATTTTCTTAAAATGTGGTCGCTTTTGATCATTATGCCTTTACTCATTATTTACAGTTTAGTATTTTGGTTTTTCAGAGTTCCTAACCGTGAGATTCTTGATCATAAAGAGAATGTAATTGCTCCGGTAGACGGGAAAGTAGTAATGATTAAAGAAGTTGACGAAACAGAATTTATTAAAGGAAAAGCAATTCAGGTTTCCATTTTCATGTCTCCTTTGAATGTCCACATCTGTAGATATCCTGTTTCAGGAGAGGTAATTTATAAAAAATACCATCCAGGAAAATACTTAGTGGCATGGCACGAAAAATCTTCTACAGAAAATGAAAGAACAACTATTGCTATTGAAAGTTTAACAAATCATAAAGTGGTATTTAGACAAATTGCGGGATATGTAGCAAGAAGAATTGTTTTCTACTGCAATGAAGGAGATCAGGCAAAGGCAGGTCATGAATTTGGTTTTATTAAATTCGGTTCAAGAATGGATGTTTTCCTGCCTCTAGATACAGAGGTCATTTGTAAGATTGGAGATATAACGAAAGGAGGTATTGATGTGATCGCAAAAATGAAGGAATAA
- a CDS encoding DUF1801 domain-containing protein, with the protein MNPIQEYFYRIEEPDRSTLLYLRKKILESDLENITETLSFGLPFFKYKKKMLCYLYYSKKYKKHYISFYHGDRLNAPELIQEGRKKFKILLIDMEEDLPVELILNLINEVKQLIRV; encoded by the coding sequence ATGAATCCCATACAAGAGTATTTCTACAGAATTGAAGAACCTGATAGAAGTACTCTTTTGTATTTACGGAAAAAGATATTGGAATCTGATCTGGAGAACATTACAGAAACACTGAGCTTTGGATTACCTTTTTTCAAATACAAAAAGAAGATGCTTTGTTATTTATATTATAGTAAAAAATATAAAAAGCACTACATCAGTTTTTATCACGGGGACCGATTGAACGCCCCGGAGTTGATCCAGGAAGGCAGAAAGAAGTTTAAAATCCTTTTAATTGATATGGAAGAGGATTTACCTGTTGAACTTATTTTAAACCTTATTAATGAAGTAAAACAGCTCATTAGAGTATAA
- a CDS encoding ABC transporter ATP-binding protein, producing MNEYIKILKFAKPHQKYIYGSLFFNIMYSVFQIASLGTILPVLGMLFGTIKPEKYESAPVYSGDIIDFFSYLKDYSNYYVQSLVTNYGSLKVLAWLCIITAFMFLLRNAFRYFGSFLLINYRVGVTKDLRGAMYRKILSLPVSFFTESRKGDLMSRMSNDVGEVEGNILGSLIELINAPFMLISTLVTLFFLSPEMTLFSLLVLPVMGTMIALVGKSLKKDSHEAQQEMGTIFSIVDETLKSSKVIKIFNAEKIMDSRFMQSMNKWISSSISLGRKKELASPMSEFLGSITFLIIAWYGGKQIIVEQSISPADFLVFLGMFFQILPPAKSLSTAISNVQKGEASLQRVLEILDADVKIEEVAEPVSISTLQNNIHFKDIGFYYDKDNLILKNFNLTIPKGKTVALVGQSGSGKTTIANLLARFYDVSEGEILIDNTNIKHLKLQEYRKLLGMVTQESVLFNDSVYNNILMGKPEATKEEVIAAAKVANADTFITQLPNGYDTNIGDDGGKLSGGQKQRVSIARAVLKNPPIMILDEATSALDTESEKFVQDALEKMMENRTSLVIAHRLSTIQKADWIVVMEKGDIVEQGSHHDLIAKRGVYHKLVELQNFD from the coding sequence ATGAACGAATATATAAAAATATTAAAATTCGCAAAACCCCATCAGAAATACATTTACGGAAGTTTATTTTTCAACATCATGTATTCTGTATTTCAAATAGCTTCGCTAGGGACTATTCTACCGGTTTTGGGAATGCTTTTCGGCACTATAAAACCTGAAAAATATGAATCAGCTCCTGTTTATTCGGGAGATATTATTGATTTCTTCTCTTACTTAAAAGATTACTCCAATTACTACGTGCAAAGTCTGGTAACCAATTACGGTTCACTGAAAGTTCTTGCATGGCTTTGTATCATTACTGCTTTTATGTTTCTTTTGAGAAATGCATTCCGGTATTTCGGATCTTTTCTTTTAATTAATTACCGTGTAGGGGTTACTAAAGATCTTCGTGGTGCTATGTACCGCAAAATACTTTCTTTACCTGTTTCGTTTTTTACTGAAAGCCGAAAGGGTGACCTTATGTCCCGTATGTCAAATGATGTGGGTGAAGTTGAGGGGAATATTTTAGGCAGTTTGATCGAACTGATCAATGCACCATTTATGTTGATCAGTACTTTGGTGACTTTATTCTTCTTAAGCCCCGAAATGACACTTTTCTCTTTATTGGTTTTACCCGTAATGGGAACAATGATCGCTTTGGTAGGGAAAAGTCTAAAAAAGGATTCTCATGAAGCTCAGCAGGAAATGGGAACCATCTTTTCCATTGTAGATGAGACTCTGAAATCATCAAAGGTGATCAAGATCTTTAATGCTGAAAAAATAATGGACAGTAGATTCATGCAATCGATGAACAAATGGATATCCAGCTCAATAAGCCTAGGTAGAAAGAAGGAATTGGCATCACCAATGAGCGAATTTCTGGGATCAATCACCTTTTTGATCATCGCATGGTATGGAGGAAAACAGATCATTGTTGAACAAAGCATTTCGCCAGCCGATTTCTTAGTTTTCTTAGGAATGTTCTTCCAGATACTACCTCCGGCAAAGAGCTTATCAACAGCTATATCTAACGTTCAGAAAGGAGAAGCTTCTTTACAAAGAGTATTGGAAATTCTTGATGCAGACGTTAAAATTGAAGAAGTGGCTGAGCCCGTTTCAATATCTACTCTTCAAAATAACATCCATTTCAAAGACATCGGATTTTATTATGATAAAGATAATTTAATTCTTAAAAACTTTAATTTAACGATTCCGAAAGGAAAAACTGTTGCATTAGTCGGACAAAGCGGAAGTGGAAAAACAACAATTGCCAATCTTTTAGCAAGATTCTATGATGTTTCTGAAGGTGAAATTTTAATTGATAACACTAACATTAAGCATTTAAAACTACAGGAGTATAGGAAACTTTTAGGAATGGTAACACAGGAATCTGTATTATTTAATGATTCGGTTTACAATAATATTCTGATGGGGAAACCTGAAGCAACCAAGGAAGAAGTTATAGCAGCGGCTAAGGTGGCCAACGCGGACACTTTTATCACACAGCTTCCAAATGGTTATGACACCAATATTGGAGACGATGGTGGTAAATTATCCGGAGGACAAAAACAAAGGGTTTCTATCGCCAGAGCGGTTCTTAAAAACCCACCGATTATGATTTTAGATGAAGCTACTTCAGCTTTAGATACGGAATCTGAAAAATTCGTTCAGGATGCTCTTGAGAAAATGATGGAAAACAGAACATCATTAGTCATTGCACACAGACTTTCAACTATACAGAAAGCCGACTGGATCGTAGTGATGGAAAAAGGTGATATTGTAGAACAAGGAAGCCACCATGATCTGATTGCAAAGAGAGGTGTTTATCACAAATTAGTTGAGCTTCAAAATTTTGATTAA
- a CDS encoding M28 family peptidase: MKKITYLAFSFFSVITFAQEVSKERINTVISTLSSDEMKGREIGTVENDNAANYIAKLFKENNLEYCTGNSYLIPFDYKGKTVYNVCGVKKGKTDKYLGFSGHFDHIGTNNKSGDNIYNGADDDASGITTLVGIADYFRNKKPEFSMLFMAFNGEEKGMLGSQAISKDKNLDPIYNNLYALFNFEMVATESEFGKNALFMTGDEFSDLDELFNQNAAEGLKIHPDPYAAEQLFYRSDNVSFVKKKIIAHSISTADMSKIKHYHQVNDDVNVVDFDNLTQIINNFGKTLDKLSPKNFAPKYNDKVKFN; this comes from the coding sequence ATGAAAAAAATAACTTACCTCGCTTTCTCGTTTTTCTCAGTAATAACTTTTGCTCAGGAAGTTTCAAAAGAAAGAATCAATACTGTTATTTCAACACTATCGTCAGATGAAATGAAGGGCCGAGAAATAGGAACAGTTGAGAATGACAATGCCGCGAATTATATTGCCAAACTTTTTAAAGAAAATAATCTTGAATACTGCACAGGAAACTCTTACCTTATTCCTTTTGATTATAAGGGAAAGACAGTTTATAATGTATGTGGAGTTAAAAAAGGGAAAACCGATAAATATCTGGGTTTCTCGGGACATTTTGATCATATAGGAACAAACAACAAAAGCGGCGACAATATTTATAATGGAGCTGACGACGATGCAAGTGGAATAACAACTCTTGTAGGAATTGCAGATTATTTTAGAAATAAAAAACCTGAATTCTCTATGCTTTTTATGGCTTTTAATGGAGAGGAAAAAGGAATGCTGGGTTCTCAAGCAATTTCAAAGGACAAAAATCTAGATCCTATTTACAACAATTTGTATGCTCTTTTCAATTTTGAAATGGTAGCAACAGAGTCGGAGTTTGGGAAAAATGCTCTTTTTATGACTGGAGACGAATTTTCTGATCTTGATGAATTATTTAATCAAAATGCAGCAGAAGGTTTAAAAATACATCCTGATCCTTATGCAGCAGAACAGTTGTTCTACAGGTCGGACAACGTAAGTTTTGTAAAAAAGAAAATCATTGCCCATTCTATTTCTACAGCTGATATGAGTAAAATAAAACATTATCATCAGGTAAATGATGATGTAAATGTTGTTGACTTTGATAACCTTACTCAAATCATTAATAATTTTGGAAAGACTTTGGATAAATTAAGTCCTAAAAATTTCGCTCCGAAGTATAACGATAAAGTAAAATTTAATTAA
- a CDS encoding DUF4293 family protein codes for MLQRIQTIWTFLAVLAAVFLFITGQDVAIFGNIPVIDSASIVLVLVGLLSVFSFKNRKRQILLNTISIIINALLIGVLIYWLLNLSGGIQFPEKGIEPVFPLIAIICLFISNIYIRKDERLVKSVDRLR; via the coding sequence ATGCTACAAAGAATACAAACTATATGGACTTTTCTGGCAGTTTTAGCTGCTGTTTTTCTTTTCATCACAGGACAAGATGTTGCTATTTTTGGCAATATACCTGTTATAGATAGTGCATCTATTGTACTTGTTTTGGTTGGATTACTAAGTGTATTCAGCTTTAAAAACAGAAAAAGACAAATTTTGCTGAACACAATCAGCATCATTATAAACGCTTTGTTGATTGGTGTATTGATTTACTGGTTACTAAACTTATCCGGAGGAATTCAATTTCCTGAGAAGGGTATTGAGCCTGTTTTCCCGTTGATCGCGATTATTTGTTTGTTCATTTCAAACATTTATATCCGTAAAGATGAGAGGCTCGTGAAATCTGTAGACAGACTTCGATAA